In Ovis aries strain OAR_USU_Benz2616 breed Rambouillet chromosome 17, ARS-UI_Ramb_v3.0, whole genome shotgun sequence, the following proteins share a genomic window:
- the LOC114108788 gene encoding zinc finger CCHC-type and RNA-binding motif-containing protein 1-like, producing the protein MSGGLAPSKSTVYVSNLPFSLTNNDLYRIFSKYGKVVKVTIMKDKDTRGSKGVAFILFLDKDSAQNCTRAINNKQLFGRVIKASIAIDNGRAAEFIRRRNYFDKSKCYECGESGHLSYACPKNMLGEREPPKKKEKKKKKKIPEPEEEIEEVEESEDEGEDPALDSLSQAIAFQQAKIEEEQKKWKPSSGGPSTTDDSRRPRIKKSTYFSDEEELSD; encoded by the coding sequence ATGAGTGGTGGATTGGCCCCAAGTAAAAGCACAGTGTATGTATCCAATTTGCCCTTTTCCCTGACCAACAATGACTTATATCGGATATTTTCCAAGTATGGCAAAGTTGTAAAGGTTACTATAATGAAAGATAAAGATACCAGGGGGAGTAAAGGGGTtgcatttattctatttttggaTAAAGACTCTGCACAAAACTGTACCAGGGCAATAAACAACAAACAGTTATTTGGTAGAGTGATAAAAGCAAGCATTGCTATTGACAATGGAAGAGCAGCTGAGTTCATCCGAAGACGAAACTACTTTGATAAATCTAAGTGTTATGAATGTGGGGAAAGTGGACACTTAAGTTATGCCTGTCCCAAAAATATGCTTGGAGAACGTGAACctccaaagaagaaagagaaaaagaaaaaaaagaaaattcctgagccagaagaagaaattgaagaagtagaagaaagtgaagatgaagggGAAGATCCTGCTCTTGACAGCCTCAGTCAGGCCATAGCTTTCCAGCAAGCCaaaattgaagaagaacaaaaaaaatggaaacccaGTTCAGGAGGTCCTTCAACAACAGATGATTCAAGACGCCCAAGGATAAAGAAAAGCACATACTTCAGTGATGAGGAGGaacttagtgattaa
- the UCP1 gene encoding mitochondrial brown fat uncoupling protein 1 isoform X1, with the protein MVGHAATDVPPTMAVKIFSAGVAACVADIITFPLDTAKVRLQIQGECLTSSAFRYKGVLGTIITLAKTEGPVKLYSGLPAGLQRQISFASLRIGLYDTVQEFFTTGKEASLGSKISAGLTTGGVAVFIGQPTEVVKVRLQAQSHLHGPKPRYTGTYNAYRIIATTEGLTGLWKGTTPNLTRNVIINCTELVTYDLMKEALVKNKLLADDVPCHFVSAVVAGFCTTVLSSPVDVVKTRFVNSSPGQYTSVPNCAMMMLTREGPSAFFKGFVPSFLRLGSWNIIMFVCFEQLKRELMKSRQAMDCAT; encoded by the exons ATGGTGGGACACGCAGCGACAGACGTGCCCCCTACCATGGCAGTCAAGATCTTCTCGGCGGGGGTGGCGGCCTGCGTGGCTGACATAATCACCTTCCCGCTGGACACCGCCAAAGTCCGGCTACAG ATCCAGGGCGAATGCCTGACCTCCAGTGCCTTTAGGTATAAAGGTGTCCTGGGAACAATCATCACTCTGGCAAAAACAGAAGGGCCCGTGAAACTCTACAGCGGGCTGCCTGCTGGTCTCCAGAGACAAATAAGCTTTGCTTCTCTCAGGATCGGCCTCTATGATACTGTCCAGGAGTTCTTCACCACAGGGAAAGAAG CTAGTTTAGGAAGCAAGATCTCAGCGGGCCTAACGACTGGAGGCGTGGCCGTGTTCATTGGGCAACCCACAGAGGTGGTCAAGGTCAGACTGCAAGCACAGAGCCATCTCCACGGTCCCAAACCTCGATACACTGGGACTTACAATGCTTACAGGATTATAGCAACAACAGAAGGCTTGACGGGGCTTTGGAAAG GGACTACTCCCAATCTGACAAGAAATGTCATCATCAACTGTACAGAGCTCGTAACGTATGACCTAATGAAGGAGGCCCTTGTGAAAAACAAACTATTAGCAG ACGACGTGCCCTGCCACTTCGTGTCCGCTGTTGTTGCTGGATTCTGCACAACGGTTCTGTCCTCGCCAGTGGATGTGGTGAAAACCCGATTTGTTAACTCTTCACCAGGACAGTACACAAGTGTGCCCAACTGCGCAATGATGATGCTCACTAGGGAAGGGCCGTCAGCTTTTTTCAAAGG ATTTGTACCTTCCTTCTTGCGACTGGGATCCTGGAACATCATCATGTTTGTGTGCTTCGAACAGCTGAAGCGAGAATTGATGAAGTCGAGGCAGGCCATGGACTGTGCGACCTAG
- the UCP1 gene encoding mitochondrial brown fat uncoupling protein 1 (The RefSeq protein has 1 substitution compared to this genomic sequence), with translation MVGHAATDVPPTMAVKIFSAGVAACVADIITFPLDTAKVRLQIQGECLTSSAFRCKGVLGTIITLAKTEGPVKLYSGLPAGLQRQISFASLRIGLYDTVQEFFTTGKEASLGSKISAGLTTGGVAVFIGQPTEVVKVRLQAQSHLHGPKPRYTGTYNAYRIIATTEGLTGLWKGTTPNLTRNVIINCTELVTYDLMKEALVKNKLLADDVPCHFVSAVVAGFCTTVLSSPVDVVKTRFVNSSPGQYTSVPNCAMMMLTREGPSAFFKGFVPSFLRLGSWNIIMFVCFEQLKRELMKSRQAMDCAT, from the exons ATGGTGGGACACGCAGCGACAGACGTGCCCCCTACCATGGCAGTCAAGATCTTCTCGGCGGGGGTGGCGGCCTGCGTGGCTGACATAATCACCTTCCCGCTGGACACCGCCAAAGTCCGGCTACAG ATCCAGGGCGAATGCCTGACCTCCAGTGCCTTTAGGTATAAAGGTGTCCTGGGAACAATCATCACTCTGGCAAAAACAGAAGGGCCCGTGAAACTCTACAGCGGGCTGCCTGCTGGTCTCCAGAGACAAATAAGCTTTGCTTCTCTCAGGATCGGCCTCTATGATACTGTCCAGGAGTTCTTCACCACAGGGAAAGAAG CTAGTTTAGGAAGCAAGATCTCAGCGGGCCTAACGACTGGAGGCGTGGCCGTGTTCATTGGGCAACCCACAGAGGTGGTCAAGGTCAGACTGCAAGCACAGAGCCATCTCCACGGTCCCAAACCTCGATACACTGGGACTTACAATGCTTACAGGATTATAGCAACAACAGAAGGCTTGACGGGGCTTTGGAAAG GGACTACTCCCAATCTGACAAGAAATGTCATCATCAACTGTACAGAGCTCGTAACGTATGACCTAATGAAGGAGGCCCTTGTGAAAAACAAACTATTAGCAG ACGACGTGCCCTGCCACTTCGTGTCCGCTGTTGTTGCTGGATTCTGCACAACGGTTCTGTCCTCGCCAGTGGATGTGGTGAAAACCCGATTTGTTAACTCTTCACCAGGACAGTACACAAGTGTGCCCAACTGCGCAATGATGATGCTCACTAGGGAAGGGCCGTCAGCTTTTTTCAAAGG ATTTGTACCTTCCTTCTTGCGACTGGGATCCTGGAACATCATCATGTTTGTGTGCTTCGAACAGCTGAAGCGAGAATTGATGAAGTCGAGGCAGGCCATGGACTGTGCGACCTAG